From a region of the Patescibacteria group bacterium genome:
- a CDS encoding four helix bundle protein, protein MEKKFIPLKNLEVYKLSRELSKIGWDIYESLNWQDKKIMGDQFIRATDSVGANIAEGYGRFHFLDRIRFYYNSRGSLNEAITHWLELLNERGKVDEARCKQMKNIANRLSLKLNNFISSTYKTKNDNKSQ, encoded by the coding sequence ATGGAGAAGAAATTTATTCCATTAAAAAATTTAGAGGTTTATAAATTATCCAGAGAACTGTCTAAAATTGGTTGGGATATTTATGAAAGTTTGAACTGGCAAGATAAAAAAATCATGGGTGACCAGTTTATTAGAGCTACAGATTCAGTGGGAGCAAACATAGCCGAGGGATATGGTAGATTCCATTTCTTGGATAGAATTAGATTTTATTACAACAGTAGAGGCTCTTTAAATGAAGCCATTACTCATTGGTTGGAATTGCTTAACGAGAGAGGAAAAGTTGATGAAGCTAGGTGCAAACAAATGAAAAATATTGCTAACAGATTGTCTCTGAAACTTAATAATTTTATCAGTTCAACTTATAAAACGAAAAATGACAATAAATCTCAATGA